GCCGAACAGCAGGAACGCGGCCACCACCGAAAGCAGGGTCAGCAGGGTCCGCGTCTTGCTGCGGAACAGCTGCGCCCATATGAGCGAGAAATACTTCATCGCAGTGACCTCCGTCAGTGGGCCGCAGGCGCGTCGGCCAGCTCGCCCTTGTCCAGGTGCACCGTATGCGTGGCGTACTCGGCGGCCTTGGGGTCATGGGTGACCATGATGATGGTCTTGCCGTGCTCGCGGTTGAGCTGCTGCAGCAGCAACAGGATCTCCTCGGCCGAGGCGCGGTCGAGGTCGCCGGTGGGTTCGTCGCAGATCAGGAAGGTCGGGTCGGACACGATCGCGCGGGCGATCGCCACGCGCTGCTGCTGGCCGCCGGAAAGCTCGTTGGGGCGGTGGCTGCGGCGGTCGGCCAGGCCGACCAAGGTCAGCGCGATCTCGGCATTGCGCTTGCGCTGCGCCGCACCCAGGTGGGTCAGCAGCAGCGGCAGTTCCACGTTCTTCTGCGCGGTGAGCATCGGCATCAGGTTGTAGAACTGGAACACGAAGCCCACGTGGTGGCTGCGCCAGGTGGAGAGCTGGCCGCCGGACATGCGGTCGATGCGCTCGCCTTCGATCTCGATCTCGCCGCCGCTCGGCGTGTCCAGCCCGCCGATCAGGTTGAGCAGGGTGGTCTTGCCCGAGCCGGAGGGGCCCATCAGCGCGACGAAATCGCCCTTCTGGATGTCCAGGTCGATGCCGTGCAGGACCTGCACCTTCTCGGGGCCGCGCTGGTAGGTCTTGGTGATGTTGCGGAGCGAAACCAGGGTGGACATGGGTGGTTCTCCGTAAATCGATGAAAGGAAAAAGTTCTCGGGCAGCCGCCCACGCGCGCGCCGGGACGGCACGGGAATCGCACTAGCTCGGCTCGCGACCAGGTCGCGGCACCGCCCTGCTTACTGCGGTTGCTTTTCCACTACGGCACTGCCGTCGCGCAGTTCCGGGGGTGGGTTGTTGACCACCTGCTCGCCGGCGCTGAGGCCGGCAGTGACCTGGCGGTCGTTGTTGAGGGCCACGCCTACCGTGACCGGCACCTGCTGCACGCGCTTGTCGTCGCCGACCACGAATGCCACGGTCTTCTGGTCGCGCTCGACCAGCGCCGAGGCCGGTACGCGCACGCCCTTGGGGGCAGCCGCCTGGGCCGGCGCGGCCGCTTCCAGGAAGCTCACCCGCACGCCCATTTCCGGCACGATGCGCGGGTCCTTCACCTTCAATTCGATGCGCACCTTGACCGTGGCCTTGCCGCGGTCGGCAGTGGGAATGATGGCGATCACCTCGGCCGGGATCTTCCATTCCGGGTAGGCGTTGAGGGTGGCTTCCACCGGCATCTTCGGCTGCACGCGGCCGATGAAGGCCTCGCCGACTTCGACTTCGATCTCCAGCGAATCCATGTCCACGATGGTGCCGATACCGGTACGGGTGAACCCGCCACCGGCCGACAGCGGCGAGACGATCTCACCCGGCTGCGCGGCCTTGGCGGTGACCACGCCGGAGAACGGCGCGCGCACGGTGTTGTTGTCGACCCCGAGCTCGGCGATGGCCAGCGCGTCGCCGGCCACGCGGGTGTTGCGTTCGGCGGTCTTGAGCTGGGCCCGCAGGCTGTCGCGCTGGGCCATGGCGAGGTCGTACTGCGAACGCGAAACCAGCTGCTGGCCGACCAGCTTCTGCAGGCGCCCGGCTTCGGCATCGGCCTGCGCCACCTGCGCCTTCAACCCGGCCAGCTGGCTGCGCGCTGCTTCCAGCTGCGAGGCCGAGAGGCTGCGCTGGGCGTTGGCGTCGATCGGGTCCAGGGTGGCCATGACCTGGCCTTCTTCCACCCGCATGCCTTCTTCGATCATCACCTCGCGGACCTTGCCGGTGATCTTGGCCGAGACCGTGGCCATGCGCCGGGCGACCACGTAGCCGCTGGCGTCGAGCACCGAGCTGCTGGCGGTGCCCTGCTGGATCGCCACCACCGGGACGGTGCTGACCTCGATCGGCCGTTCGCGGCCGAACAGGAACCAGGCGATACCGCCCAGCACCAGCAGCGCGACGATGGCCAGCACGATCCACAGACCACGGCGGGGCGTACCCGACGGCGGCGGCGCCGAGGCCTTGTTGCGGTCGATGCGGAGTTCCTTGAGCAGTTCAGCGGATGCGTTCATCGTGAGTCTGGACGTGGAATCGGGCCGAGTGTGACCGCAACCACCGTCACGGGCAATCCGGCGGGGTGCCGGGTGGGGCACAGAATGCCCGCCGGGCGGGGGTGCGGGCAGTGACAGCTGTCACCTGCTTGGGGTGATCGGGGCCACTGGCCGGGCCGATGGCGACGCGCGAAGCTGGATGCCATGATCGTTCCCGATCCCTTTGCCCAGGACGTTCCCGTGCTGTCCAGCTGGCTCTCCTCGCGTTTGCGCCCCGCACCCGACTCGGCCGTGGCCGACAACCTGCGCAGCGGCAAACCGGCCTGGTCCGACGCGGTGCACCTGCTGTGGACCGGCTGGGTGTTCCTGACCCCGATCTTCGGCGGCGGCTTTACCGCCACCTGGGTGTGGCTGACCGTGCTGACCTACCCGGTGTTCCTGGCGCTGTACGGCCGCCAGCTGCTGGCCCCGCGCCGGTACGCGCCGCGTTTTGCGCTGGCGATGGTGGCCATGGGCCTGGCGCTGCTGCCGTGGTACCCGTCGGGCATCAGCTACTTCATCTTCGGCTGCGTCACCCTGCGCGTGTGCCGCACCGGCAGCGCCCGGCGCTACCTGGCCCAGCTGGTGGCGCTCAATGCGCTGTTCGTGGGCATCGCGCTGTGGGTGGGCTACCAGTGGCAGCTGGTGGTGTGGATTCCGGCGATGGCGATGATCATCGGCATCATCGTCAACGTGGAAAGCACCAACAAGGACCGCGAGGCGGCGCTGCAGCTGTCGCAGGACGAGGTGCGCCGGCTGGCCGCCACCGCCGAGCGCGAACGCATCGGACGCGACCTGCACGACCTGCTGGGGCACACCCTGTCGCTGATCACCTTGAAGCTGGAGCTGTCGCGCAAGCTGTTCGACCGCGACCCGGAGCGCGCCCGCGCCGAAGTGACCGAGGCCGAGGCCATCGCCCGCCAGGCCTTGGCCGAGGTGCGCAGCGCGGTCACCGGCATCCGCGCCAGCGACCTGGCCGCCGAGCTGGCGGCGGCGCGGCTGCTGCTGGAGTGCCAGCACGTACACCTGGACTACCCGCCGCCGCCGCCGATGCCGGTGGAGATCGAGCGCGGGCTGGCGCTGGTGCTGCGCGAAGCGGCCACCAACATCGTGCGCCACGCGCAGGCGCACCAGGCCTGGGTGGCGTTCGAGCAGGACGGGCGCATGCTGTCCATGCAGATTCGCGATGACGGGCAGGGCGGCGTGCAGGTCGATGGCAATGGCCTGACCGGCATGCGCGAGCGGGTGGCGGCGTTGCGCGGCACCCTGCTGGTGACCTCGGTGCGCGGGCAGGGCACTACCGTGGCGGTGCAGGTACCGCTCCCGGCGGCGACGCGGTCGGTGCCGGCGGCGGCGCCAGTGGCGGTGATTCCATGATCCGCATCGTCCTCGCAGAAGACCAGGCCATGGTGCGCGGCGCGCTTTCCGCACTGCTCGGGTTGGAGCCGGACATCGAAGTGCTGGGCGCTGCCGCCGACGGTGAGGCGGCGTGGCGCATGGTCCAGCAGTTGAAGCCGGACATCCTGGTGACTGACATCGAGATGCCGGGATTGTCAGGGCTGGAGCTGGCGCAGCGCATCTCGCGGCACGAACTGCCAATCAAGGTGGTGATCGTGACCACCTTCGCGCGCTCGGGGTTCCTGCGCCGAGCGCTGGATGCCGGCGTGTGCGGCTATCTGCTGAAGGACGCGCCGGCCGAGAAGCTGGCCGACGCATTGCGCCAGGTGCAGCACGGCGGCCGCGCCATCGACCCGCAACTGGCGCTGGACGCGTGGTCGCAGGCCGACCCGCTGAACGACCGCGAACGCCAGGTGCTACGCCTGTCCGGCGACGGCCGCTCGGCCAGCGAGATCGCCACCCAGCTGGGCCTGTCGCACGGCACCGTGCGCAATTATCTGTCCGAGTGCATCGGCAAGCTGGGGGTGGCCAATCGGATCGAGGCGTATCGGTTGGCAAGGCAGAAGGGTTGGTTGTAGGCGGGTTCCCACCTCGGAACGGACGGCGGACACGCATGGCGTGTCACTACGCCTTCGACGCGGACCGATCGCGCCCGACGTCATCGAACGTCGTCCGACCGCGTAGCGACACGCCATGCGTGTCCCACGCACCGCCGGCAGAATCCAATAAATCACCCCGCCGCAATCACCCCCGCGGCGATCCCCGACCCTCCGGCCCCTTCGCCATCGCCTGGAACACGCCATCGCGGCGCACCCACAGGTGGAACAACGCGGCACTCAGATGCAGCACCACCGTGGCGAACAACACATACGCCAGCACGCTGTGCGCCCCACGCAGCGCCGCATACATCGCCACGTCATGCGGCAGGATCGGCGGCAGCAGCACGCCCTTCCACATCTGGATCGGGTAGCCACCGGCCGACAACATCGCCCAGCCCACCAGCGGCATCGCCAGCATCAGCCCGTACAGCATCCAGTGCGAAGCATGCGCGGCAAATTTCTGCCACGCCGGCAGATCCGCCGGCAGCGGCGGTGGACGATGACGAATCCGGTTCACCAGCCGCACCACGGCCAGCAGCAGGATCGCGATGCCCAACGGCCGGTGCAGGTCCACCAGCATCGGCCGCCAGTGCAGCGAGGCGACCATGGTCACGCCCACGAACAGCATGGTTAGGATCAGCACCGCCATCAGCCAGTGCAGCACCGCGCAGTCAGATTAAAGTGCCCGTTATCCGCATTCATCGACGTGCCCCCCCGGCCGGTGCCGCACCGCTCGCCGTCTCGCGCTCGCGGCGGTTGAACGATTCCGAGTAC
This portion of the Stenotrophomonas aracearum genome encodes:
- a CDS encoding ABC transporter ATP-binding protein; the encoded protein is MSTLVSLRNITKTYQRGPEKVQVLHGIDLDIQKGDFVALMGPSGSGKTTLLNLIGGLDTPSGGEIEIEGERIDRMSGGQLSTWRSHHVGFVFQFYNLMPMLTAQKNVELPLLLTHLGAAQRKRNAEIALTLVGLADRRSHRPNELSGGQQQRVAIARAIVSDPTFLICDEPTGDLDRASAEEILLLLQQLNREHGKTIIMVTHDPKAAEYATHTVHLDKGELADAPAAH
- a CDS encoding efflux RND transporter periplasmic adaptor subunit, translating into MNASAELLKELRIDRNKASAPPPSGTPRRGLWIVLAIVALLVLGGIAWFLFGRERPIEVSTVPVVAIQQGTASSSVLDASGYVVARRMATVSAKITGKVREVMIEEGMRVEEGQVMATLDPIDANAQRSLSASQLEAARSQLAGLKAQVAQADAEAGRLQKLVGQQLVSRSQYDLAMAQRDSLRAQLKTAERNTRVAGDALAIAELGVDNNTVRAPFSGVVTAKAAQPGEIVSPLSAGGGFTRTGIGTIVDMDSLEIEVEVGEAFIGRVQPKMPVEATLNAYPEWKIPAEVIAIIPTADRGKATVKVRIELKVKDPRIVPEMGVRVSFLEAAAPAQAAAPKGVRVPASALVERDQKTVAFVVGDDKRVQQVPVTVGVALNNDRQVTAGLSAGEQVVNNPPPELRDGSAVVEKQPQ
- a CDS encoding sensor histidine kinase, producing MIVPDPFAQDVPVLSSWLSSRLRPAPDSAVADNLRSGKPAWSDAVHLLWTGWVFLTPIFGGGFTATWVWLTVLTYPVFLALYGRQLLAPRRYAPRFALAMVAMGLALLPWYPSGISYFIFGCVTLRVCRTGSARRYLAQLVALNALFVGIALWVGYQWQLVVWIPAMAMIIGIIVNVESTNKDREAALQLSQDEVRRLAATAERERIGRDLHDLLGHTLSLITLKLELSRKLFDRDPERARAEVTEAEAIARQALAEVRSAVTGIRASDLAAELAAARLLLECQHVHLDYPPPPPMPVEIERGLALVLREAATNIVRHAQAHQAWVAFEQDGRMLSMQIRDDGQGGVQVDGNGLTGMRERVAALRGTLLVTSVRGQGTTVAVQVPLPAATRSVPAAAPVAVIP
- a CDS encoding response regulator transcription factor; its protein translation is MIRIVLAEDQAMVRGALSALLGLEPDIEVLGAAADGEAAWRMVQQLKPDILVTDIEMPGLSGLELAQRISRHELPIKVVIVTTFARSGFLRRALDAGVCGYLLKDAPAEKLADALRQVQHGGRAIDPQLALDAWSQADPLNDRERQVLRLSGDGRSASEIATQLGLSHGTVRNYLSECIGKLGVANRIEAYRLARQKGWL